A DNA window from Desulfatiglans sp. contains the following coding sequences:
- a CDS encoding polysaccharide biosynthesis protein translates to MPFPQYSLAQTSRSPLGQSSKVKTGVSSIATLGTGIKDYGYKRSLNESVKEEIISLLTAEELPLLFEKLDDADRQDLFSHLSPSQKRVVFVTIADSEKQKIFQTLGDKDKIDLFALIDDKERMILLSNLGYMEKSRLINSLSISEKKIWLEKYPELASSIELKGEEFVPEGAEKKNSRLEELFSGQFPSSIDKDIRQFGYDFFIQKSTFTPEKNVPVGSDYYIGPGDSFTINLWGNVEEAHYATVSRDGTITLSRLGTLSVSGLTFSELKIFLYNRFKEYYPDFKMNIAMDALKSIDIFMVGELNNPGTYSLSSLSTVVSALYASGGPNKNGTLRNISILNNDELVKTIDLYDFFIRGAKGDDITIKQGYTVFVPVIGPTVAVAGHVKRPAIYEIKEGQTLEQVIDYAGGLLPTSHLQNIIVERIVGQKGRVIVSFDIDSSNEKNTQNLKTVLKDGDLVKIYPVHKNIEKVVYLEGNVKYPNEYELKNGMKLKDIIPSYDYLLPESYLPQAEILRLVPPNLHPEIKTFDLGKMLDGDEGQNLALHDRDRITIYNAWEKQNIPEVTISGAVRNPGIFRLYKDMTVKDLIFAAGNSTKDAYLEKGELTRVLSGDSGADIVKLEFSPKRATEGSPQDNIILKEDDKVFIREIPKYKTSLEKKVYLEGEFRFPGEYSFKEGETISSVIERAGGLTEEAYPYGAVFTRESVKDIQSERKREYIEKLEQDIFTISAYSAETSLDASQASVALQTLNAKREMLEKLKQAEPTGRMIINILDAVLIPSGDNDLALRAGDRLIVGKRPDSVFVIGEVYNPNAIIHRSGSDVGDYLNLVGGITGNADKKQLYIVRADGTVMSKKQEKFGLFNWDSSSHRWGFGSFKSVKMEPGDTIIVPKKVLQFSWLKWFKDTTSVLYQLAVSAGVLNDILKD, encoded by the coding sequence ATGCCTTTTCCCCAATACTCTCTTGCTCAGACCTCAAGGTCTCCCTTAGGACAGAGCTCAAAAGTAAAAACAGGGGTTTCCTCAATAGCCACACTAGGCACAGGCATTAAAGACTATGGATATAAAAGGTCATTAAACGAATCGGTTAAAGAAGAGATAATCAGTCTTCTTACTGCAGAAGAGCTACCCCTGCTATTTGAAAAGCTTGATGATGCAGACAGGCAGGATCTATTTAGTCATCTTTCCCCCTCACAGAAAAGAGTTGTTTTTGTTACAATTGCTGATAGTGAAAAACAAAAGATATTTCAGACTCTTGGCGATAAAGACAAAATTGATCTTTTTGCTTTAATTGATGATAAGGAGAGGATGATTCTACTGAGCAACCTTGGGTACATGGAAAAATCCAGGCTTATAAACAGCCTTTCTATCTCTGAAAAAAAGATATGGCTGGAAAAGTATCCTGAATTAGCCTCTTCAATTGAATTAAAAGGGGAGGAGTTTGTACCGGAAGGGGCTGAAAAAAAGAATTCAAGGCTTGAAGAGCTTTTTTCAGGCCAGTTTCCTTCAAGTATTGATAAGGATATTCGACAGTTCGGATATGATTTTTTTATACAGAAATCAACATTTACACCAGAAAAAAACGTGCCCGTGGGCAGTGATTATTATATAGGTCCAGGTGACTCTTTTACCATTAACCTCTGGGGAAATGTTGAAGAGGCTCATTATGCAACAGTATCAAGGGATGGCACTATTACCCTTTCCAGGCTTGGAACCCTTTCAGTCAGCGGGTTGACATTTTCTGAACTGAAAATTTTTTTATACAACCGATTCAAGGAGTATTATCCAGATTTTAAAATGAACATTGCAATGGATGCCCTCAAATCCATTGATATATTCATGGTCGGTGAGTTGAATAACCCTGGCACTTACAGCCTGAGTTCTCTTTCCACTGTTGTGTCAGCCCTGTATGCATCAGGCGGCCCCAATAAGAACGGCACACTGAGAAATATTAGCATTCTGAATAATGATGAACTGGTAAAAACAATCGATCTGTATGATTTTTTCATCCGTGGCGCAAAAGGTGATGATATTACCATTAAACAGGGTTATACGGTATTTGTCCCTGTTATCGGCCCGACAGTTGCGGTTGCTGGTCATGTCAAGAGACCTGCCATTTATGAGATAAAAGAGGGGCAGACACTTGAACAGGTAATAGATTATGCAGGGGGGCTACTCCCCACAAGTCATCTCCAGAATATAATAGTCGAGAGAATTGTGGGGCAAAAAGGGAGGGTAATAGTCAGCTTTGATATTGACTCTTCAAATGAAAAAAACACCCAGAATCTGAAAACAGTTTTGAAAGATGGTGACCTGGTCAAGATATACCCTGTACATAAAAATATTGAAAAGGTGGTATACCTTGAGGGTAATGTTAAATACCCCAATGAATATGAATTAAAGAACGGGATGAAATTGAAGGATATTATTCCTTCATACGATTACCTGTTACCTGAGTCTTACCTTCCTCAGGCTGAGATTCTGAGGCTGGTGCCACCGAATCTCCACCCTGAAATAAAGACATTTGATCTTGGAAAGATGCTAGACGGAGACGAGGGTCAGAATCTCGCCCTTCATGACAGAGACAGGATTACAATCTACAATGCATGGGAAAAGCAGAATATTCCGGAGGTAACTATAAGTGGCGCAGTGAGAAATCCCGGTATATTCCGGCTCTATAAAGATATGACAGTAAAAGACCTGATATTCGCAGCAGGTAATTCAACTAAAGATGCATATCTTGAAAAGGGCGAGCTTACACGGGTGCTTTCAGGTGATTCAGGCGCAGATATTGTCAAGCTAGAATTTTCACCAAAAAGGGCAACTGAGGGCTCTCCTCAAGATAACATTATCCTTAAGGAAGATGACAAGGTTTTCATTAGAGAGATCCCCAAATATAAAACTTCGCTTGAAAAAAAGGTATATCTCGAAGGAGAGTTCAGGTTTCCCGGCGAATATAGCTTTAAGGAGGGTGAAACTATCTCATCTGTAATAGAAAGGGCAGGCGGTCTGACAGAAGAGGCATATCCTTATGGCGCTGTTTTTACCCGTGAATCAGTAAAAGATATACAATCGGAGAGAAAAAGAGAATACATAGAAAAGCTTGAGCAGGATATCTTTACTATCAGTGCATATTCTGCTGAAACATCGCTTGATGCCTCACAGGCCAGTGTTGCCCTGCAGACACTTAATGCAAAAAGAGAGATGCTGGAAAAACTGAAACAGGCTGAGCCGACGGGGCGTATGATAATCAATATCCTTGACGCAGTGCTTATACCATCAGGTGATAATGATTTAGCGCTTAGGGCTGGTGACAGGCTTATTGTAGGAAAAAGACCTGATTCTGTCTTTGTCATAGGAGAGGTATATAATCCGAATGCAATTATCCACAGGTCAGGCAGTGATGTGGGTGATTATCTGAATCTTGTAGGTGGCATTACAGGAAATGCAGATAAGAAACAGCTTTATATTGTACGGGCAGATGGCACTGTAATGAGTAAAAAACAGGAGAAATTCGGATTGTTTAACTGGGACAGTTCATCACACAGGTGGGGATTTGGTTCCTTTAAGAGTGTTAAAATGGAACCGGGAGATACTATAATTGTACCTAAAAAGGTTCTTCAATTCAGTTGGCTTAAATGGTTTAAAGACACAACAAGTGTTTTATATCAACTAGCAGTCTCAGCCGGGGTATTGAATGATATATTAAAAGATTAA
- a CDS encoding vitamin B12-dependent ribonucleotide reductase → MGQQSKFLVTKDGTFDLAAYRWDDNLFSDMLIRESSIDSSCAMDISRALREEIHQMDLKTITIPLLEEIVEAKLLEYGLKKNTPIKLEGSFFLKEKINLSENAYTVLKTRYLKKDSNGNVVETPEQLFKRVAHHIALAEKKYGNESSIEKVEENFYRMMTEFRFLPNSPTLMNAGRHLGQLAACFVLPVEDSMDAIFDSLKNAALIHKSGGGTGFSFSRLRPTSSRVGTTGGVASGPISFMKIFNTATEQVKQGGTRRGANMGILRIDHPDIMEFIYCKRDNRELNNFNISVGVTDKFMQALKKGEKYDLIDPRDGRKAGEMSSTDVYNALLTQAWQNGDPGIVFLDRINRDNPTPELGQIESTNPCGEQPLLPMEACNLGSINLAKYVIENQVEPKIDYEGLKELVWWSVRFLDNTIDMSKYPLPEIDAMVKGNRKIGLGIMGFADMLYQLKIPYNSEKALETAEEVMSFIQKESHEASKFLAEERGVFENFNYSIFKDQENKRYRNATTTTIAPTGTLSILAGCSSGIEPLFALSFVRRVMDNSILTEVNPYFETIARERGFYSAELMDIIAKRGSIHELKQIPTDVREIFVTAHDVTPEWHILMQAAFQKHTDNAVSKTVNLPMDATVEDVRKVYNTAYELGCKGVTIYRDGSKENQVLSFSEKEKGKTVTNLADIKERPETLEGFTSKMMTGMGNLYVTVTEMDGKPFEVFATIGKSGRSTTAKTEAIGRLVSLALRSGVEVEKIVKQIEGIGGEYPIFQKDGLVLSIPDAIGRVLKNRYMNGKVNKSTPSNSSNTFMGEKCPECGQTISFEEGCMICHSCGYSKCG, encoded by the coding sequence ATGGGTCAGCAGAGTAAATTCCTTGTGACAAAAGATGGTACTTTTGATCTTGCAGCTTACAGGTGGGATGATAACCTCTTTTCAGATATGCTGATAAGGGAGAGTTCAATAGACAGCTCGTGTGCAATGGATATAAGCAGGGCGCTCAGGGAAGAAATACACCAGATGGACCTGAAGACCATAACCATCCCACTGCTGGAAGAAATTGTGGAAGCTAAACTGCTTGAATATGGCCTTAAAAAAAATACACCCATAAAACTTGAGGGCTCATTTTTTCTTAAAGAGAAGATAAATTTATCTGAAAATGCCTATACTGTTTTAAAAACCAGATACCTGAAAAAGGACAGTAATGGAAATGTGGTTGAAACACCCGAACAATTATTTAAAAGGGTAGCGCACCATATCGCCCTCGCTGAAAAAAAATATGGCAACGAATCCTCTATTGAAAAGGTTGAGGAAAATTTTTACCGCATGATGACTGAATTCAGGTTTCTGCCCAATTCACCCACACTCATGAATGCCGGCAGGCACCTGGGTCAGCTTGCCGCATGCTTTGTGCTTCCTGTAGAAGACAGCATGGATGCCATATTTGATTCCCTGAAAAATGCCGCACTGATTCATAAATCAGGTGGCGGCACAGGATTTTCCTTTTCCAGGCTCAGGCCCACAAGCAGCAGGGTTGGAACAACTGGCGGTGTAGCCTCCGGCCCAATATCCTTTATGAAGATATTCAATACGGCAACAGAACAGGTCAAACAGGGCGGGACCCGAAGGGGCGCCAATATGGGGATACTGAGGATTGATCATCCTGATATTATGGAATTCATATACTGTAAACGTGATAACAGGGAATTAAACAACTTCAACATCTCAGTAGGTGTTACTGATAAATTCATGCAGGCACTGAAAAAAGGTGAAAAATATGATCTTATAGACCCGAGGGACGGACGTAAGGCAGGCGAGATGAGCAGCACAGATGTCTATAATGCGCTCTTAACACAGGCATGGCAGAACGGGGACCCGGGGATTGTCTTTCTTGACAGGATTAACCGGGATAACCCTACACCTGAACTTGGTCAAATTGAGAGCACCAACCCGTGCGGAGAACAACCTCTTCTACCAATGGAGGCATGTAACCTAGGTTCTATCAATCTCGCCAAATATGTGATCGAGAATCAGGTAGAACCTAAAATAGACTATGAAGGGTTAAAGGAATTAGTATGGTGGAGCGTCAGGTTCCTGGATAACACCATTGATATGTCAAAATATCCCCTGCCTGAAATAGATGCAATGGTAAAAGGAAACAGAAAGATAGGGCTGGGCATTATGGGTTTTGCAGATATGCTTTACCAGCTTAAGATACCATACAATTCAGAGAAGGCACTTGAAACAGCTGAAGAGGTTATGAGTTTCATACAGAAGGAATCCCATGAGGCATCCAAATTCCTTGCTGAGGAGCGTGGGGTATTTGAAAATTTCAACTACAGTATATTCAAGGATCAGGAAAATAAAAGATACCGGAATGCAACAACTACCACAATCGCCCCAACAGGTACACTGAGCATACTCGCAGGATGTTCCAGTGGCATCGAACCCCTCTTTGCATTAAGCTTTGTTAGAAGAGTAATGGATAATAGTATCCTGACAGAGGTTAACCCCTATTTTGAGACAATCGCCAGAGAAAGGGGTTTTTACAGCGCTGAGCTGATGGATATTATCGCAAAAAGAGGTTCTATTCATGAACTAAAGCAGATCCCTACTGATGTAAGGGAGATATTTGTTACAGCCCATGATGTTACACCTGAATGGCACATCCTAATGCAGGCTGCATTCCAGAAACATACAGACAATGCTGTCTCTAAAACTGTTAACCTGCCTATGGATGCCACGGTTGAGGATGTAAGAAAGGTATATAACACAGCCTACGAACTGGGGTGCAAGGGGGTTACCATTTACAGAGACGGGAGCAAAGAAAATCAGGTCTTGAGTTTCAGTGAAAAAGAAAAGGGAAAGACTGTAACAAATCTAGCTGATATCAAGGAACGGCCTGAGACACTCGAAGGTTTTACATCAAAGATGATGACAGGCATGGGGAATCTGTATGTAACGGTTACAGAGATGGATGGGAAACCGTTTGAAGTTTTTGCAACCATTGGTAAATCCGGCAGATCAACAACGGCCAAGACAGAGGCTATAGGCCGTCTAGTTTCGCTTGCCCTCAGATCCGGGGTTGAGGTAGAAAAAATCGTAAAACAGATTGAGGGTATAGGAGGCGAATATCCGATCTTCCAGAAGGATGGGCTTGTGCTTTCTATTCCTGATGCCATAGGACGGGTACTGAAAAACAGGTACATGAATGGTAAAGTAAATAAAAGTACACCATCTAACTCTTCAAATACCTTTATGGGTGAAAAATGTCCTGAATGCGGACAAACAATAAGTTTTGAAGAGGGTTGTATGATATGCCATTCATGCGGTTATTCAAAATGCGGGTAG
- a CDS encoding Hsp20/alpha crystallin family protein, with amino-acid sequence MNSLLSIIPGTGLAPSRKLFDRFFDDWGLETVFSDDNEWVPAFDIAENEKDYAVTAELPGIDIKDVDITLSEGILTVKGEKKQEKEETVEGFHRIERCYGSFNRSFRIPGKVEADKIDASYKDGVLKVVLPKAEGTETKKIEIR; translated from the coding sequence ATGAACAGCTTGTTAAGTATAATTCCAGGAACAGGTCTTGCGCCCAGCAGGAAACTGTTTGATCGCTTCTTTGATGACTGGGGTCTGGAAACGGTTTTTAGTGATGATAATGAGTGGGTACCGGCCTTTGATATTGCTGAGAATGAAAAGGATTATGCAGTTACAGCGGAGCTCCCCGGTATAGATATAAAAGATGTTGATATTACACTTTCTGAAGGTATCCTGACTGTTAAAGGAGAAAAGAAACAGGAAAAGGAGGAGACCGTTGAAGGTTTCCACAGGATTGAAAGATGTTATGGATCATTCAACAGGAGCTTCAGGATCCCTGGTAAGGTAGAGGCTGATAAAATTGATGCAAGCTATAAGGATGGTGTGTTAAAGGTTGTGCTTCCAAAGGCAGAAGGAACAGAGACAAAAAAGATTGAGATTAGATAA
- the galE gene encoding UDP-glucose 4-epimerase GalE, protein MKILVTGGAGYIGSHTMVELLSAGHDVVVVDNLSNSKEESIRRVKEITGKDCIFYRADLRDRDALSKIFSKNSIDAVIHFAGLKAVGESTQKPIEYYSNNITGTLCLCDAMREHNVKKIVFSSSATVYGDPHMVPITEEFPLSATNPYGRSKLFIEEILRDLYTSEKTWDVILLRYFNPVGAHTSGKIGEDPNGIPNNLVPYISQVAIGKLKVLSVFGNDYPTPDGTGVRDYIHVVDLALGHVRAIDRIKSETGVRVYNLGTGKGYSVLKMIDAFRKASGRDIPYQITARRKGDIAECYADPSLAKKELGWEALKGIDEMCSDTWKWQSLNPNGYE, encoded by the coding sequence ATGAAAATACTGGTAACAGGCGGTGCAGGGTATATAGGCAGCCATACAATGGTGGAGCTCTTGAGTGCGGGCCACGATGTTGTTGTGGTGGATAATCTTTCCAACAGCAAAGAGGAGTCAATACGAAGGGTTAAGGAAATAACAGGTAAGGATTGTATTTTTTACAGGGCAGACCTGAGGGACAGGGATGCCCTTTCTAAAATTTTCAGTAAAAATTCCATAGATGCAGTAATACATTTTGCAGGGCTCAAGGCCGTAGGCGAATCGACCCAGAAGCCCATTGAGTATTACAGCAACAACATAACAGGTACACTATGTCTGTGTGATGCAATGAGAGAGCATAATGTTAAAAAGATAGTATTCAGCTCATCCGCAACAGTCTATGGAGACCCGCACATGGTGCCCATAACAGAAGAGTTCCCTCTTTCAGCAACCAACCCCTATGGCAGGTCAAAACTCTTTATTGAAGAGATACTGAGAGACCTTTACACCTCAGAAAAGACATGGGATGTTATCCTTTTAAGGTATTTCAACCCTGTGGGTGCTCATACAAGCGGCAAAATAGGTGAGGACCCGAATGGAATACCGAATAACCTGGTGCCTTATATCTCACAGGTTGCTATCGGTAAATTAAAGGTGCTTTCGGTGTTTGGTAATGATTACCCTACACCTGATGGCACAGGGGTAAGGGATTATATCCATGTTGTGGATCTTGCCTTGGGACATGTAAGGGCAATTGACAGGATCAAATCAGAAACAGGCGTCAGGGTTTATAACCTGGGCACAGGCAAGGGTTACAGTGTACTTAAAATGATAGATGCTTTCAGGAAGGCTTCGGGAAGAGATATACCATATCAGATAACAGCGCGCAGAAAAGGTGATATTGCCGAATGTTATGCTGACCCATCACTGGCTAAAAAGGAACTTGGTTGGGAAGCCCTCAAGGGTATAGATGAGATGTGCAGTGACACATGGAAGTGGCAGTCCCTTAATCCAAACGGCTATGAATAG
- a CDS encoding radical SAM protein codes for MPLKVNEIFLSVQGESTRSGFPCVFIRLTGCNLRCSYCDTTYAYEEGALMEISDIIEMVKGFNCPLVEVTGGEPLIQDETPELITKLIDDGYTVLLETNGSQDISMVDRRSIKIMDIKCPSSGEESHNDLKNLNGLNEGDELKFVIADKRDYDFAVETLALIPSDKRDDIYVNFSPCFSRIEPKELSEWILRDKLNVRLNMQLHKYIWPPDKRGV; via the coding sequence TTGCCACTTAAGGTTAATGAGATATTTTTAAGCGTACAGGGCGAATCCACAAGGTCAGGTTTTCCATGTGTGTTTATACGCCTTACAGGATGCAACCTTAGATGCTCATACTGTGATACCACCTATGCATATGAAGAGGGTGCCCTTATGGAGATCAGTGATATCATTGAAATGGTAAAGGGCTTTAACTGCCCGCTTGTTGAGGTAACCGGCGGAGAGCCACTGATACAGGATGAAACACCTGAACTCATAACAAAGCTTATTGATGACGGGTACACGGTGCTGCTTGAGACAAACGGAAGTCAGGATATAAGCATGGTTGACAGGCGCTCTATAAAGATCATGGACATTAAATGCCCATCAAGTGGTGAAGAGAGTCATAATGATTTAAAGAACCTTAACGGGCTCAATGAGGGGGATGAACTCAAGTTTGTGATTGCTGACAAAAGAGACTATGATTTTGCAGTTGAGACCCTTGCCCTGATACCTTCTGATAAAAGGGACGATATATATGTGAATTTTTCTCCATGCTTTAGCAGGATTGAACCGAAGGAACTCTCTGAATGGATACTGAGGGATAAACTTAATGTAAGATTAAACATGCAGCTCCATAAGTATATATGGCCCCCAGATAAAAGGGGGGTGTGA
- the nudC gene encoding NAD(+) diphosphatase: MNFISDFRCPQEINPDSYWFLINEQKIIVLSENGAMSIPRYNTLKEYEIRSDHIQYMGTYNNISCYAAEIESTEALPGCLVVHPPLTLLDRLDSDLVRLSGLAGQFITWSRNHRFCGKCGGSTKDKNDERAKICTPCGQVYYPRLSPAIIVAVTKDDKLLLASSPRFRSKFYSVLAGFVEPGETLEGCVKREIKEEVGIEVKNIKYFDSQPWPFPDSLMIGFTAEYDSGEIKPDKKEIVDVGWFKRDEIPGIPSSISIARRLIDWFIEGGNH, from the coding sequence ATGAATTTTATTTCTGATTTTAGGTGTCCACAGGAAATTAATCCTGATTCATACTGGTTTTTGATAAATGAGCAGAAGATTATTGTACTGTCAGAAAACGGTGCTATGTCTATCCCTCGTTACAATACTCTTAAAGAATATGAGATAAGAAGTGACCATATCCAGTATATGGGCACCTATAACAACATTTCATGTTATGCTGCAGAGATTGAGTCCACGGAAGCTCTCCCCGGATGTCTCGTCGTACACCCGCCTCTTACCCTTCTGGACAGACTTGACTCAGACCTTGTAAGGCTTTCAGGGCTTGCAGGTCAGTTTATTACCTGGAGCAGGAATCACAGGTTTTGCGGAAAATGCGGAGGCTCAACAAAAGATAAAAATGATGAGCGTGCAAAGATATGTACCCCATGCGGTCAGGTATATTATCCGCGCCTTTCGCCTGCAATAATAGTGGCAGTTACAAAGGATGATAAACTTTTACTTGCGAGTTCTCCCAGATTCCGGTCAAAGTTCTACAGTGTGCTTGCAGGTTTTGTTGAACCCGGTGAAACCCTTGAGGGGTGTGTAAAAAGGGAGATCAAGGAAGAGGTGGGTATTGAGGTTAAAAATATTAAATATTTCGATAGCCAGCCCTGGCCCTTCCCTGATTCCCTCATGATAGGGTTTACAGCAGAGTATGATAGTGGCGAAATCAAGCCTGATAAAAAAGAGATTGTTGATGTTGGCTGGTTTAAAAGGGATGAAATCCCCGGAATCCCATCCAGTATAAGCATTGCCCGGAGGCTTATAGACTGGTTTATTGAAGGTGGAAACCATTAG
- the msrA gene encoding peptide-methionine (S)-S-oxide reductase MsrA yields MKISILIILAAIIVSGSVKIYSIAEEDGMGNMNVKTETATVAGGCFWCVESDFKNVDGVIDVISGYTGGKKENPTYEEVSSGKTGHVEAVQVIFDPQKITYGEILDVFWRHIDPTDAGGQFADRGSQYKSAIFYHNDEQKRIALQSRERLNGSAIFDRPIVTEIIRFEKFYPAEDYHQDYSDKNPVRYKNYRYHSGRERFIEETWKNDKVENTTSQCDIPDDETLKKRLTELQYDVTRKGATERPFQNEYWDNKREGIYVDVVSGEPLFSSKDKYDSGSGWPSFTRPLVKENIIEKIDKGFFMTRTEVKSKKGDSHLGHLFDDGPKPTGQRYCINSAALRFIPKEELEKEGYGEYKKLFQEK; encoded by the coding sequence ATGAAAATATCAATATTGATAATACTGGCAGCTATTATAGTATCAGGCTCAGTTAAAATTTACTCCATTGCAGAGGAGGATGGTATGGGAAACATGAATGTAAAAACTGAGACCGCAACAGTGGCTGGAGGGTGCTTCTGGTGTGTGGAATCAGACTTTAAAAATGTTGATGGGGTAATAGATGTTATCTCAGGGTATACCGGAGGTAAAAAGGAGAATCCTACCTATGAAGAGGTTTCGAGTGGTAAAACAGGGCATGTTGAGGCAGTTCAGGTGATATTTGATCCACAGAAGATAACATATGGTGAAATCCTCGATGTGTTCTGGAGACATATAGATCCAACCGATGCAGGAGGTCAGTTTGCAGACAGGGGGAGCCAGTACAAAAGCGCTATTTTTTATCACAATGATGAACAGAAAAGGATTGCCCTTCAATCCAGGGAGAGACTTAATGGATCAGCCATCTTTGACAGGCCTATCGTAACTGAGATAATCAGGTTTGAAAAATTCTATCCTGCTGAAGATTATCATCAGGATTATTCAGATAAGAACCCTGTAAGATATAAAAATTACAGGTATCATTCAGGAAGGGAGAGGTTTATTGAAGAGACATGGAAAAATGATAAAGTTGAAAACACTACCTCTCAGTGTGATATCCCCGATGATGAGACTTTAAAAAAAAGGCTTACTGAACTCCAGTATGATGTAACCCGAAAGGGTGCTACAGAAAGACCTTTCCAAAATGAGTACTGGGATAATAAACGTGAGGGCATTTACGTAGATGTGGTTTCAGGGGAGCCCCTTTTCAGTTCAAAGGATAAGTATGATTCCGGTTCCGGCTGGCCCAGTTTCACAAGGCCCCTTGTAAAAGAGAATATCATAGAAAAGATCGATAAAGGTTTTTTCATGACAAGGACAGAGGTGAAGAGCAAAAAGGGTGATTCTCACCTGGGGCACCTGTTTGATGACGGGCCAAAACCCACTGGCCAAAGGTATTGTATAAACTCTGCTGCGCTCAGGTTTATACCGAAAGAGGAACTTGAAAAGGAGGGGTATGGGGAATATAAAAAACTTTTCCAGGAGAAATGA
- a CDS encoding DUF814 domain-containing protein encodes MIDKEKHNIIEYKIAGDWEVLAGKTDDDNDYLSLRLTHPNDYWFHVKGMPGSHVILRAKENEEPGKDILKEAAAIAAWHSKAKNGGITPVSCTMAKYVSKPKGAKPGTVTIKKEMVIKVRPGIPALQ; translated from the coding sequence ATGATTGATAAAGAAAAACACAATATTATTGAATACAAAATTGCCGGTGACTGGGAAGTCCTGGCAGGTAAAACGGATGATGATAATGATTACCTGAGCCTGAGGCTTACTCACCCCAATGACTACTGGTTTCATGTAAAAGGCATGCCGGGGAGCCATGTAATTTTAAGGGCAAAAGAGAATGAAGAACCGGGAAAGGACATACTGAAGGAGGCAGCCGCCATTGCCGCCTGGCACAGCAAGGCAAAAAATGGCGGAATCACTCCTGTCTCCTGCACAATGGCAAAATATGTCTCAAAGCCAAAGGGTGCAAAGCCGGGTACTGTTACCATCAAAAAGGAGATGGTTATAAAGGTGAGGCCGGGGATTCCAGCGTTACAATGA